From Coffea arabica cultivar ET-39 chromosome 2e, Coffea Arabica ET-39 HiFi, whole genome shotgun sequence, the proteins below share one genomic window:
- the LOC113731238 gene encoding chromatin remodeling protein SHL-like isoform X3, with the protein MGKGRSTRRTLDSHNIKSINKTIRAGDCVLMRPSDTNKPSYVSRVEKIESDGRGANVRVHVRWYYRPEESIGGRRQFHGSKEVFLSDHHDIQSADTIEGKCTVHSFKSYTKLDAVGNDDFFCRFEYNSSTGAFNPDRVAVFHPTCIDLSIDEAKKLEHFFCENCSSGERKKLNNSHAASRHSEAKVDGKRRRR; encoded by the exons ATGGGTAAAGGCCGCTCAACTCGCCGTACTCTAGACTCTCACAACATTAAATCTATCAACAAAACCATCCGAG CCGGAGACTGCGTGTTGATGAGGCCGTCGGACACGAACAAGCCGTCGTACGTGTCGAGAGTTGAGAAGATCGAGTCCGACGGCAGAGGCGCCAACGTCAGGGTCCACGTCAGGTGGTATTACCGGCCGGAGGAGTCGATCGGAGGTCGACGGCAGTTCCATGGCTCCAAGGAGGTGTTCCTCTCCGATCACCACGATATCCAGAGCGCTGACACCATAGAGGGCAAGTGTACGGTCCACAGCTTCAAGAGCTACACTAAGCTCGATGCTGTGGGCAACGATGACTTCTTTTGTCGTTTTGAGTATAATTCGTCCACTGGCGCCTTTAATCCCGATAGAGTCGCTGT GTTTCATCCAACTTGTATAGACCTGAGCATAGACGAAGCCAAAAAACTTGAACACTTCTTCTGTGAAAATTGTTCCTCCGGCGAGCGGAAAAAGCTAAATAATTCTCATGCTGCTTCTAGACATTCAGAGGCAAAG
- the LOC113731238 gene encoding chromatin remodeling protein SHL-like isoform X1 translates to MGKGRSTRRTLDSHNIKSINKTIRAGDCVLMRPSDTNKPSYVSRVEKIESDGRGANVRVHVRWYYRPEESIGGRRQFHGSKEVFLSDHHDIQSADTIEGKCTVHSFKSYTKLDAVGNDDFFCRFEYNSSTGAFNPDRVAVYCKCEMPYNPDDLMVQCEDCNDWFHPTCIDLSIDEAKKLEHFFCENCSSGERKKLNNSHAASRHSEAKVDGKRRRR, encoded by the exons ATGGGTAAAGGCCGCTCAACTCGCCGTACTCTAGACTCTCACAACATTAAATCTATCAACAAAACCATCCGAG CCGGAGACTGCGTGTTGATGAGGCCGTCGGACACGAACAAGCCGTCGTACGTGTCGAGAGTTGAGAAGATCGAGTCCGACGGCAGAGGCGCCAACGTCAGGGTCCACGTCAGGTGGTATTACCGGCCGGAGGAGTCGATCGGAGGTCGACGGCAGTTCCATGGCTCCAAGGAGGTGTTCCTCTCCGATCACCACGATATCCAGAGCGCTGACACCATAGAGGGCAAGTGTACGGTCCACAGCTTCAAGAGCTACACTAAGCTCGATGCTGTGGGCAACGATGACTTCTTTTGTCGTTTTGAGTATAATTCGTCCACTGGCGCCTTTAATCCCGATAGAGTCGCTGT GTACTGTAAATGTGAGATGCCTTATAATCCTGATGACCTAATGGTTCAGTGCGAAGACTGCAACGACTG GTTTCATCCAACTTGTATAGACCTGAGCATAGACGAAGCCAAAAAACTTGAACACTTCTTCTGTGAAAATTGTTCCTCCGGCGAGCGGAAAAAGCTAAATAATTCTCATGCTGCTTCTAGACATTCAGAGGCAAAG